One Phaseolus vulgaris cultivar G19833 chromosome 4, P. vulgaris v2.0, whole genome shotgun sequence DNA window includes the following coding sequences:
- the LOC137837051 gene encoding amino acid transporter AVT6A-like: MRSESVAPEAEEQKSRRNKRVVDENAPLIPKVQGSDAEGFDEFNGASFCGAVFNLSTTIIGAGIMGLPACVKKLGMVPGLLAIILTGLLTEKSIEFMIRNSRAGNLSSYGSLMGDAFGKYGKALVQICVIVNNIGVLIVYMIIIGDVISGTSSGGTHHSGVLEGWFGVHWWTGRTFVVSFTTVAVFAPLVSFKRIDSLKFTSALSVGLAVVFLVIAVGISIFKIIIGGIGMPRLFPIITDLTSILELFTVVPVLVTAYICHYNVHSIDNELEDSSQMHGVVRTSLALCASVYLLTSFFGFLLFGEGTLDDVLANFDTDLGIPLGSVLNDAVRFSYAAHLVLVFPIVFYGMRVNLDGLLFPSSRPLSQDNFRFASITISVIGVIFLGANFIPSIWDIFQFTGATAAVCVAFIFPAAIILGDRHKIATKKDKILSVFMIVLAVLSNAVAIYSDAYALIKKNKTNT; encoded by the exons ATGAGGAGTGAAAGTGTTGCACCTGAGGCAGAGGAGCAAAAATCAAGAAGGAACAAGAGAGTTGTTGATGAGAATGCTCCTTTGATACCAAAGGTTCAGGGGAGTGATGCTGAAGGGTTTGATGAGTTTAATGGAGCTTCATTTTGTGGGGCAGTTTTCAACTTGTCCACCACAATTATTGGTGCTGGGATCATGGGATTGCCAGCATGTGTGAAAAAGTTGGGGATGGTGCCTGGTCTTCTTGCTATAATCTTAACAGGTTTATTGACAGAGAAGTCAATTGAGTTCATGATTAGGAACTCCAGGGCAGGGAATCTTTCCTCTTATGGGAGTCTCATGGGTGATGCGTTTGGGAAATATGGGAAAGCTTTGGTGCAGATATGTGTTATAGTCAACAACATTGGTGTGTTGATTGTTTACATGATTATAATTG GGGATGTGATTTCTGGAACATCTTCTGGTGGAACTCACCATTCTGGTGTCCTTGAAGGATGGTTTGGAGTCCACTGGTGGACTGGCAGAACGTTTGTTGTTTCGTTTACAACAGTTGCTGTGTTTGCGCCTTTGGTCAGCTTTAAGAGAATTG ATTCTTTGAAATTCACATCTGCATTATCAGTTGGGCTAGCAGTAGTTTTTCTAGTAATTGCTGTTGGAATCTCAATCTTCAAGATCATAATTGGAGGCATTGGGATGCCCAGACTCTTCCCAATCATTACAGATCTGACATCAATTTTGGAACTGTTCACAGTAGTTCCTGTGCTTGTGACTGCCTATATCTGCCACTACAACG TTCACAGCATAGATAATGAACTTGAGGACTCTTCTCAGATGCATGGCGTTGTACGTACGTCCCTTGCTCTATGTGCTTCAGTGTACTTACTCACAAGCTTCTTTGGGTTCCTCCTATTTGGTGAAGGAACACTTGATGATGTGCTTGCAAATTTTGACACTGATCTTGGAATTCCTTTGGGTTCTGTGCTGAATGATGCAGTTCGTTTCAGCTATGCTGCACATCTTGTGCTTGTATTTCCAATTGTCTTCTATGGAATGCGTGTGAACCTAGATGGTCTCTTATTTCCATCATCTAGGCCTTTGAGTCAAGACAATTTCAGATTTGCATCAATTACTATCTCAGTTATTGGTGTTATCTTTCTGGGAGCAAATTTCATACCCAGCATTTGGGATATTTTCCAGTTTACTGGAGCAACAGCTGCTGTTTGTGTAGCATTCATATTTCCTGCTGCCATCATTCTTGG GGATCGACATAAGATAGCAACTAAAAAGGACAAGATTCTATCTGTCTTTATGATAGTTTTGGCTGTGTTGTCAAATGCAGTGGCTATATACAGTGATGCTTATGCCTTGATCAAGAAGAACAAAACTAATacatga
- the LOC137837052 gene encoding amino acid transporter AVT6A-like, whose translation MTIVNLEPKAQKTKSRRNKAVSDEKAPLLPKTHEADSSGFDDFNGASFSGAVFNLSTTVIGAGIMGLPACVKKLGMVPGLIAIALIALLTEKSIGFMIRISREGNLSSYANLVGDTFGKFGKALVQICVVINNIGMLIIYMIIIGDVISGTSSGGVHHSGLLEEWFGVHLWTGRSFVLLVITLFVFAPLSCFKRIDSLRYTSALSFGLAVVFLVIAVGISVFKIAIGGIGMPRLFPIITDVSSVFELFTVTPVVVTAYLCHFNVHPIDNELEDSSQIQGVVRASLTLCASVYLLTSFFGFLLFGEGTLVDVLANFDTDLGIPFGSVLNDAVRATYAAHLVLVFPVVFYAVRINLDGLLFPSSRPLVLDNVRFAIISTGLIVFSFWGANFIPSIWDIFQFTGATAAACLAFIFPAAIILKDRYKIATRRDKILSVIMIVLAVFANVVAIYSDAYALIKSSLSSMRWIS comes from the exons ATGACAATTGTAAACCTAGAACCCAAGGCACAGAAGACAAAATCAAGGAGGAACAAAGCAGTTTCTGATGAAAAGGCACCTTTGTTACCTAAGACTCATGAAGCTGATTCTTCAGGGTTTGATGATTTCAACGGTGCTTCGTTTTCTGGGGCTGTTTTCAACTTGTCCACCACAGTTATTGGTGCTGGGATCATGGGGTTGCCTGCATGTGTGAAAAAATTGGGGATGGTGCCTGGTCTTATTGCTATAGCCTTAATTGCTTTGTTGACAGAGAAGTCAATTGGGTTCATGATTAGGATTTCCAGGGAAGGAAATCTTTCTTCTTATGCGAATCTAGTGGGGGATACATTTGGCAAATTTGGAAAAGCCCTGGTGCAGATATGTGTGGTAATCAACAACATTGGAATGCTGATCATTTACATGATTATTATCG GTGATGTGATTTCTGGAACATCTTCTGGCGGAGTTCATCATTCTGGTTTACTTGAAGAATGGTTTGGAGTTCACTTGTGGACAGGACGTTCATTTGTTCTTCTTGTTATAACACTTTTTGTGTTTGCACCTTTGTCCTGCTTCAAGCGAATTG ATTCGTTGAGATACACTTCTGCATTATCATTTGGTTTAGCAGTTGTCTTTCTCGTCATTGCTGTGGGAATTTCAGTTTTTAAGATTGCTATTGGAGGCATTGGGATGCCTAGATTATTCCCTATCATCACTGATGTATCCTCAGTTTTTGAACTGTTCACAGTAACTCCTGTGGTTGTCACAGCCTATCTGTGCCACTTCAATG TACACCCCATAGACAATGAACTCGAGGACTCGTCACAGATACAAGGGGTTGTGCGTGCTTCCCTTACTCTATGTGCTTCAGTGTACTTACTGACAAGCTTCTTTGGGTTCCTCCTATTTGgtgaaggaactcttgttgacgTGCTTGCAAATTTTGACACTGATCTTGGGATTCCTTTTGGTTCTGTGCTTAATGATGCTGTTCGTGCTACCTATGCTGCACATCTTGTGCTTGTATTTCCAGTTGTCTTCTATGCAGTGCGGATCAACCTTGATGGGCTCCTATTTCCATCATCTAGGCCTTTGGTTCTAGATAACGTCAGATTTGCAATAATTTCTACGGGACttattgttttttccttttggGGAGCAAATTTCATACCCAGCATTTGGGATATTTTCCAGTTCACTGGAGCAACAGCTGCAGCATGTTTAGCATTCATATTTCCAGCTGCCATCATCCTTAA GGATCGGTACAAAATTGCAACTAGAAGGGACAAGATTCTATCTGTCATTATGATAGTCCTTGCAGTCTTTGCAAATGTTGTGGCTATATACAGTGATGCATATGCCTTGATCAAGAGTAGTCTTAGCTCAATGCGATGGATTTCTTGA